A window of Parasynechococcus marenigrum WH 8102 contains these coding sequences:
- a CDS encoding pseudouridine synthase produces the protein MTRQRLQKLIAAAGLCSRRTAEDWIDAGRVKVDGRISSLGDQADPESQLIHVDGRPLSFRGEPTVLLINKPAGVISTCRDPRGRSTVLDLLPQQLRQGLHPVGRLDADSRGALLLTDYGDLTLRLTHPRYDHAKTYRVWVEGTPLDTSLQRWRQGVTLDGTRTRSAEVRVLQRRSDRTLLEVVLLEGRNRQIRRVAELLGHPVVDLQRVAIAGLRLGALPEGRWRRLSRGEWTPMLDRGEPRASQHGSCA, from the coding sequence GTGACCCGGCAGCGGTTGCAGAAACTGATCGCCGCCGCTGGCCTGTGCTCGCGGAGGACCGCTGAAGATTGGATCGATGCCGGTCGGGTCAAGGTGGATGGCCGCATCTCAAGCCTTGGTGATCAGGCGGACCCTGAAAGCCAGCTCATCCATGTGGATGGCAGGCCGTTGAGTTTCCGCGGGGAGCCCACCGTGCTGCTGATCAACAAACCAGCTGGCGTGATCAGCACCTGCCGCGACCCCCGCGGGCGGTCCACCGTTCTGGATCTGTTGCCGCAGCAGCTGCGCCAGGGACTCCACCCCGTCGGTCGTTTGGATGCCGACAGCCGCGGCGCCCTGCTGCTGACGGACTATGGCGATCTGACGTTGCGGTTGACTCACCCCCGCTATGACCATGCCAAGACCTATAGGGTCTGGGTGGAGGGGACCCCGCTTGATACCAGCCTGCAGCGCTGGCGGCAAGGGGTCACGCTGGATGGCACACGCACCCGATCCGCCGAGGTTCGGGTGCTGCAGCGTCGCTCCGACCGCACGCTGCTTGAGGTGGTTTTGCTGGAGGGTCGTAACCGTCAGATTCGTCGTGTTGCCGAGCTGCTAGGCCATCCGGTTGTTGACTTGCAGCGAGTGGCCATTGCCGGTTTGCGCCTTGGGGCGTTGCCGGAAGGTCGTTGGCGGCGGCTGAGCAGGGGAGAATGGACGCCAATGCTTGATCGGGGCGAACCCCGCGCCTCTCAGCACGGTTCATGCGCCTGA
- a CDS encoding helix-turn-helix domain-containing protein, translating to MRLTFLRPWRRRSRSQETVPDQLSRDEQLRELGQMMKQHREAEGLTLRELAHETRITTPVIEALERGWSDRLPERAYLASMLPQLERRLALMPGVLEPVLPPAVDRQRQLNLSQRRFTLGSIDVFTTWQGSVVYALLIGLSVLMINRQQQNLALRNSQSLEPVRADLRGLDQTAVLPGGDSQLKALRPLDQARQRQPLDWLNAAGGPPLSRPGVLTLQLTQPRQLQLSSGGGDRLQLQLQAGTATLQLLAPVQVVVTPPLDKADQLLWNGRVLQADTTIPGTYRVEAPGAARLAPLWPQMDSPSP from the coding sequence ATGCGCCTGACGTTTCTGCGCCCCTGGCGGCGTCGCTCCCGTTCCCAGGAGACAGTTCCAGATCAGCTCTCCAGAGATGAGCAGCTGCGGGAACTCGGCCAGATGATGAAGCAACACCGGGAAGCTGAGGGCCTGACCCTGCGGGAGCTGGCCCATGAAACCAGGATCACCACGCCCGTGATTGAGGCCCTTGAGCGCGGCTGGTCCGATCGCTTACCGGAGCGTGCCTACCTGGCTTCGATGCTGCCGCAGCTTGAGCGGCGGTTGGCGCTGATGCCGGGGGTGCTGGAGCCGGTTCTTCCCCCTGCTGTGGACCGACAGCGTCAGTTGAACTTGTCGCAGCGACGCTTCACGCTCGGCAGCATCGATGTATTCACCACCTGGCAGGGCAGTGTGGTTTATGCGCTGTTGATCGGCCTGAGTGTGCTGATGATCAACCGTCAGCAGCAGAACCTTGCCCTGCGCAACAGCCAGAGCCTTGAGCCGGTTCGCGCTGACCTGCGTGGCCTGGATCAGACCGCCGTCCTTCCCGGTGGTGATTCCCAGCTGAAAGCCCTGCGGCCGCTGGATCAGGCCCGGCAACGGCAGCCTCTGGACTGGTTGAACGCCGCCGGTGGCCCGCCCTTGTCACGTCCTGGAGTGCTCACCCTGCAATTGACGCAGCCGCGGCAATTGCAATTGTCCAGTGGTGGCGGTGATCGGCTGCAACTGCAGCTGCAGGCCGGCACGGCGACGTTGCAGCTGCTGGCCCCTGTGCAAGTGGTGGTTACACCTCCACTGGATAAGGCTGATCAGCTGCTGTGGAATGGTCGGGTGCTGCAGGCCGATACGACCATTCCGGGCACCTATCGGGTGGAAGCGCCTGGGGCGGCACGCTTGGCTCCGTTATGGCCCCAGATGGACTCCCCTTCTCCTTGA
- a CDS encoding response regulator transcription factor: MPAAVATSRLLVVEDDDSIRETVGEVLRAEGYDVLTCGDGAEALNLFTSEPAQQVDLLVLDLMLPGLGGLDLCRELRRINNNTPILVISARDSETDRVLGLEVGADDYLVKPFGLRELVARCRALLRRAQQDPSVLPEIYSHANLCLYVNECRVTRDGNDLNLSPKEYKILELFLQHPKRVWSRDQLLEKIWGIDFVGDTKTVDVHIRWLREKIEEQPSSPELIRTVRGFGYRFG, translated from the coding sequence ATGCCCGCCGCTGTGGCCACCAGCAGACTTCTCGTGGTCGAGGACGATGACAGCATCCGTGAAACGGTTGGTGAGGTTCTTCGTGCGGAGGGATATGACGTTCTCACCTGTGGTGACGGGGCTGAAGCTCTGAATCTGTTCACGAGTGAGCCCGCTCAGCAGGTGGACCTGCTGGTGCTCGACCTGATGCTGCCCGGCCTGGGGGGGTTGGATCTTTGCCGTGAGCTGCGGCGCATAAACAACAACACCCCGATTCTGGTGATCAGCGCCCGGGACAGTGAAACCGACCGCGTGCTTGGTCTTGAAGTGGGGGCTGACGACTATCTGGTGAAGCCATTTGGCCTCAGAGAGCTGGTGGCCCGTTGCCGGGCCCTGCTGCGTCGGGCTCAGCAGGACCCCTCGGTTCTTCCCGAGATCTACAGCCACGCCAACCTTTGCCTGTACGTCAACGAGTGCCGCGTCACCCGTGATGGGAACGACCTCAATCTCTCCCCCAAGGAGTACAAGATCCTCGAGCTCTTCCTTCAGCACCCGAAACGGGTCTGGAGTCGTGATCAATTGCTGGAGAAGATCTGGGGAATCGATTTCGTCGGCGACACGAAAACCGTGGATGTTCACATCCGCTGGCTGCGGGAGAAGATCGAGGAGCAACCCTCTTCACCTGAATTGATCCGCACGGTGCGGGGCTTCGGCTACCGGTTCGGCTGA
- a CDS encoding ABC1 kinase family protein: MRYDPGRDLRWLLLRPWIAIPRLIHVLWSLGGLVLVVLLQGGSSDSAVQQRLARRILNTLTGLGPCFIKVGQALSTRPDLVRRDWLEELTRLQDDLPAFPHALALERIEQELGAPAHELFDDFPDAPIAAASLGQVYKARLEGNAWVAVKVQRPNLTFILRRDLVLIRLLGVITAPLLPLNLGFGLGDIIDEFGRSLFEEIDYVQEADNAERFASLFADNDAVYVPRVERMLSSTRVLTTTWIDGAKMRDSDELQALQLDPAALIRTGVICGLQQLLEFGYFHADPHPGNLFALQGRSGDLGHVGYVDFGMMDSISDSDRLTLTGAVVHLINRDFAGLANDFQSLGFLSPSADLTPIVPALEEVLGGSLGDSVGSFNFKAITDRFSELMFDYPFRVPARFALIIRAVVSQEGLALRLDPNFRIIAVAYPYVARRLLAGDTREMRDKLLDVIFDADGRLSLDRLESLLAVIGQDAPAPGKELLPVAGAGLRLLLSRDGADLRKRLLLTLIRDNRLHTDDVRALMGLMARTFGPARIAGGLLQRLNPLAAA; this comes from the coding sequence ATGCGATACGACCCCGGCCGCGATCTGCGCTGGTTGCTGCTGCGCCCATGGATCGCCATTCCCCGTCTGATCCACGTGTTGTGGTCCCTGGGGGGCCTCGTGTTGGTGGTGCTGCTGCAGGGGGGCAGTTCGGACTCAGCCGTGCAGCAACGGCTGGCCCGCCGCATCCTCAACACCCTCACCGGATTGGGGCCCTGCTTCATCAAGGTGGGGCAGGCCCTCTCCACCCGTCCAGATCTCGTCCGCCGGGATTGGCTTGAAGAGCTGACACGACTTCAGGACGACCTTCCCGCCTTCCCCCATGCCTTGGCACTGGAGCGCATTGAACAGGAGCTCGGCGCACCGGCCCATGAGCTGTTCGATGACTTCCCGGATGCTCCGATCGCGGCCGCCAGCCTTGGACAGGTCTACAAAGCCCGTCTGGAAGGAAATGCCTGGGTTGCCGTGAAGGTGCAGCGCCCCAATCTCACCTTCATCCTGCGCCGCGATCTGGTGCTGATCCGTCTGCTGGGTGTCATCACGGCTCCGCTGCTGCCGCTCAATCTCGGTTTCGGTCTCGGCGACATCATCGATGAGTTCGGTCGCAGCCTGTTTGAAGAGATCGACTACGTCCAGGAAGCGGACAACGCCGAACGGTTCGCCAGCCTCTTTGCTGACAACGACGCGGTTTACGTTCCGCGCGTGGAGCGGATGCTCAGCTCCACCCGGGTGCTCACCACCACCTGGATCGACGGCGCCAAGATGCGCGACAGCGACGAGCTGCAGGCGCTGCAACTCGACCCTGCCGCATTGATTCGCACCGGGGTGATCTGCGGCCTGCAGCAACTGCTGGAGTTCGGTTACTTCCATGCCGACCCGCATCCCGGCAACCTCTTCGCCCTGCAGGGACGTAGCGGCGACCTGGGCCATGTCGGCTACGTCGACTTCGGCATGATGGATTCGATCAGCGACAGCGATCGGCTCACCCTCACCGGAGCCGTGGTGCATCTGATCAACCGCGACTTTGCCGGGTTGGCAAACGATTTTCAGTCGCTCGGCTTCCTCAGCCCCAGCGCAGATCTCACCCCGATCGTGCCGGCCCTGGAGGAGGTGCTCGGCGGCAGCCTCGGGGACTCCGTCGGCTCGTTCAACTTCAAGGCGATCACCGATCGCTTTTCAGAGCTGATGTTCGACTATCCCTTCCGGGTCCCGGCACGGTTCGCTCTGATCATCCGGGCGGTGGTCAGTCAGGAGGGGCTGGCGCTGCGTCTGGATCCGAACTTCCGCATCATTGCTGTCGCCTATCCCTACGTGGCACGACGTCTGCTGGCAGGGGACACCCGTGAGATGCGCGACAAACTGCTGGATGTGATCTTCGATGCGGACGGGCGTCTGTCCCTTGATCGGCTGGAAAGCCTTCTTGCTGTAATCGGTCAGGACGCACCTGCACCTGGAAAAGAACTGCTGCCCGTTGCTGGTGCAGGCCTGCGCTTGTTGCTCAGTCGCGATGGTGCCGATCTACGCAAACGACTGCTGCTCACCCTGATCCGCGATAACCGGTTGCACACCGACGACGTGCGGGCGCTGATGGGACTGATGGCCCGTACCTTCGGTCCAGCCCGGATTGCCGGTGGCCTGTTGCAACGCCTCAATCCTCTGGCGGCTGCTTGA
- a CDS encoding sensor histidine kinase has product MSVIQRRRLRRARIAEDEDCPGFPPGVLNAPQLLAWIDAATQGWLILSPDLSIAYINARAERLLHISRNLLVRGMPMDQVLSIPQLEEAIISTRYQQRPQRSEWEQLGEPLEAFVLPGSDEWLLVLIQSRQSLEAQQQQQERWVSDVAHELKTPLTALMLVSDRLEMAVDGTDTVLVQRLQRELRRLQLMVEDLLELSRLENSLPQESSSYTAITLEDLVDSAWASIRPLAEEREVTMDLDRSETGPMMGDQRRLHRAVLNLLDNALRYSPNGSSVDVSIVPSGGWWLLSIRDHGPGLSDSDLGGMFQRFYRGDPSRARSARSGSGLGLAIVQQIAVNHGGRIEARNHPNGGTCMELVLPKSLSA; this is encoded by the coding sequence ATGTCGGTCATCCAGCGTCGACGGCTGCGGCGGGCGCGGATTGCTGAAGACGAGGACTGTCCTGGTTTCCCTCCGGGAGTGCTCAACGCACCACAACTGTTGGCCTGGATTGATGCCGCGACTCAGGGCTGGTTGATCCTGTCGCCGGATCTGTCCATCGCTTACATCAACGCCCGGGCCGAGCGGTTGCTGCACATTTCCAGGAACCTTCTTGTGCGTGGCATGCCGATGGATCAGGTGCTGTCGATTCCTCAGCTCGAGGAGGCGATCATCAGCACCCGCTATCAGCAACGCCCTCAACGCAGCGAGTGGGAGCAGTTGGGGGAGCCCCTGGAAGCTTTCGTGCTGCCGGGATCCGATGAATGGCTTCTGGTGCTGATTCAGAGCCGTCAGTCACTGGAGGCACAGCAACAGCAGCAGGAGCGCTGGGTCAGCGATGTGGCACATGAGCTCAAGACACCGCTGACGGCCCTGATGTTGGTCAGCGACAGGCTTGAGATGGCCGTGGACGGCACGGACACCGTGCTGGTGCAGCGCCTGCAGCGGGAGTTGCGGCGGCTGCAGCTGATGGTGGAGGACCTGCTGGAGCTGTCTCGCCTGGAGAACAGCCTGCCCCAGGAGAGCAGCAGTTACACCGCCATCACCCTGGAGGATCTTGTGGACAGTGCCTGGGCCAGCATCCGTCCCTTGGCGGAGGAACGCGAGGTGACGATGGATCTGGATCGAAGTGAAACAGGGCCAATGATGGGTGATCAGCGGCGACTGCACCGGGCGGTGCTCAATTTGCTGGACAACGCCCTGCGGTATTCCCCAAACGGTTCCAGCGTGGATGTCTCCATCGTTCCCAGTGGAGGCTGGTGGTTGCTCAGCATCCGTGACCATGGTCCTGGATTGAGCGACTCCGACCTCGGCGGCATGTTTCAGCGCTTTTACCGAGGCGATCCATCCCGGGCCCGTTCAGCTCGCAGCGGCAGCGGCCTCGGGTTGGCCATCGTGCAGCAGATTGCGGTGAATCACGGTGGTCGCATCGAAGCGCGCAACCATCCCAATGGCGGCACCTGCATGGAATTGGTGCTGCCTAAGAGTTTGAGCGCGTGA
- a CDS encoding Orn/Lys/Arg family decarboxylase, protein MALLPLLHRDVGRPLFLPAHGRGSALPPAMRRLLQRPAGLWDLPELPALGGPLENDGAVADSQRAAADAMGVNRCWYGVNGATGLLQAALLGISRPGEAVLMPRNAHRSLIQACLLGQLTPLLFDLPYQPDRGHPAPADGPWLESVLAALPAKHPPISAAVLVHPTYQGYGLDPAPLIRSLQHQGWPVLVDEAHGSHFAADVDPELPPSALQGGADLVVHSLQKSATGLAQTAVLWQQGERVDTDALQRSLGWLQTTSPSALLLASCEAALHHWRSSAGRRQLRQRLMQARTLRDQLRRDGLPLLTTDDPLRLVLHPGRAGISGLDADDWLLPRGLVAELPEPATLTFCLGLADQRGLRRSLRRAWQQLLNAHPARAPQPPLLPPPLPLVAQPEVPLAEAWRAPRRLCVLEQAEGTIAADLLCPYPPGIPLLVPGERLDGARLHWLLEQRQLWGDQIPARLAVLSEIA, encoded by the coding sequence ATGGCCCTGCTGCCACTGCTGCATCGAGACGTCGGTCGCCCGCTGTTTCTGCCGGCCCATGGACGGGGCTCAGCCCTCCCTCCGGCGATGCGGCGGTTGCTGCAACGACCCGCCGGCCTCTGGGACCTGCCGGAACTGCCGGCGCTGGGGGGTCCGCTGGAGAACGACGGCGCCGTGGCCGACAGCCAACGTGCTGCAGCGGATGCGATGGGGGTCAACCGCTGTTGGTACGGCGTCAACGGAGCCACAGGATTGCTGCAGGCGGCCCTGCTGGGCATCAGCCGCCCCGGGGAGGCGGTGTTGATGCCGCGCAATGCGCACCGCAGCCTGATTCAGGCCTGCCTGCTTGGCCAGCTCACGCCACTGTTGTTCGATCTTCCCTACCAGCCAGACCGCGGCCACCCCGCTCCCGCTGATGGACCGTGGCTCGAGAGCGTTCTTGCGGCCCTTCCTGCAAAGCATCCACCGATCAGCGCGGCAGTGCTGGTGCATCCCACGTATCAGGGCTATGGGCTTGACCCTGCACCGTTGATCCGAAGCCTGCAGCACCAGGGATGGCCCGTGCTGGTGGATGAGGCCCATGGCAGTCATTTCGCTGCAGACGTGGATCCAGAGCTGCCCCCAAGTGCGCTGCAGGGGGGGGCCGATCTGGTGGTGCATTCCCTGCAGAAATCGGCGACGGGACTGGCGCAGACCGCCGTGCTCTGGCAGCAGGGGGAGCGCGTGGACACCGATGCGCTGCAGCGCAGCCTGGGCTGGCTGCAGACCACCAGCCCCAGTGCACTGCTCCTGGCCTCCTGTGAAGCCGCGCTGCACCACTGGCGCAGCAGCGCTGGACGCCGGCAACTGCGCCAACGACTGATGCAGGCCCGAACACTGCGGGACCAGTTGCGCCGCGATGGCCTGCCGCTGCTGACCACCGACGACCCGCTGCGGCTGGTGCTGCACCCGGGCCGTGCCGGCATCAGCGGCCTGGACGCCGACGACTGGCTTCTGCCACGGGGGCTGGTAGCGGAGCTGCCGGAACCGGCAACACTCACCTTCTGCCTGGGACTTGCCGACCAGCGAGGCCTGCGCCGGAGCTTGCGCCGTGCCTGGCAGCAACTGCTGAACGCCCATCCCGCACGCGCTCCTCAGCCGCCCCTGCTTCCACCCCCACTACCACTGGTGGCGCAACCGGAGGTCCCTCTCGCTGAAGCCTGGCGGGCACCCCGCCGCCTCTGCGTTCTGGAGCAGGCGGAGGGAACGATTGCTGCCGATCTGCTCTGTCCTTACCCCCCCGGCATTCCTCTGCTGGTACCAGGGGAACGGCTGGATGGAGCACGGCTGCACTGGCTGCTGGAGCAACGGCAGCTCTGGGGTGATCAGATCCCAGCACGCCTTGCCGTGCTGAGCGAGATCGCTTGA